One stretch of Ascaphus truei isolate aAscTru1 chromosome 12 unlocalized genomic scaffold, aAscTru1.hap1 SUPER_12_unloc_5, whole genome shotgun sequence DNA includes these proteins:
- the LOC142473735 gene encoding histone H1-like, with protein sequence MAETAPAPPAESAAKKKQPKKAAGASKSRPAKSGPSVSDLIVRAVSASKERSGVSLSTLKKALAAGGYDVEKNNSHLKLALKGLVSKETLIQLKGSGASGSFKLNKKQLESKEKAAKKKDVGKPKKPVAKKPAKSPKKPKKAPAGVKKSPKKVKKPAAAKKPAKSPKKSKAAKPRKAVKSPAAKKAAKPKAAKSPAKAKAATPKAAKPKRAAAPKK encoded by the coding sequence atggccgagaccgctcctgctcctccagctgaaagcgccgccaagaagaagcagccgaaGAAAGCTGCCGGAGCCTCGAAAAGCCGCCCAGCAAAGTCCGGTCCCAGCGTGTCCGATCTGATAGTGAGAGCTGTGTCCGCCTCTAAGGAGCGCAGCGGGGTCTCCTTGTCCACTCTGAAGAAGGCTCTGGCTGCAGGAGGCTACGATGTGGAGAAGAATAACAGCCACCTGAAGCTGGCTCTCAAGGGCTTGGTGAGCAAGGAAACCCTGATCCAGCTGAAAGGGAGCGGAGCCTCCGGATCGTTCAAGCTGAATAAGAAGCAGctggagagcaaggagaaggcggccAAGAAAAAGGATGTGGGGAAACCCAAGAAGCCAGTGGCAAAGAAACCCGCCAAGTCCCCCAAGAAACCCAAAAAGGCTCCGGCGGGAGTGAAGAAAAGCCCCAAAAAGGTCAAGAAACCGGCGGCCGCCAAGAAGCCAGCAAAAAGCCCGAAGAAGTCTAAAGCTGCCAAGCCCAGGAAGGCTGTGAAGAGCCCGGCGGCTAAAAAGGCTGCAAAGCCAAAAGCTGCTAAGAGTCCAGCTAAGGCCAAGGCAGCCACACCCAAAGCAGCAAAGCCCAAGAGGGCGGCAGCTCCTAAGAAGTGA
- the LOC142473736 gene encoding histone H3 codes for MARTKQTARKSTGGKAPRKQLATKAARKSAPATGGVKKPHRYRPGTVALREIRRYQKSTELLIRKLPFQRLVREIAQDFKTDLRFQSSAVMALQEASEAYLVGLFEDTNLCAIHAKRVTIMPKDIQLARRIRGERA; via the coding sequence atggcccggaccaagcagaccgcccggaaatccaccggAGGGAAGGCTCCCCGTAAGCAGCTAGCGACCAAGGCTGCCAGAAAGAGCGCACCGGCCACCGGCGGAGTGAAGAAGCCTCACCGCTACCGGCCCGGTACTGTGGCTCTCAGGGAGATCCGCCGCTACCAGAAGTCCACCGAGCTGCTCATCCGCAAGCTGCCCTTCCAGCGCCTGGTCCGGGAGATCGCCCAGGACTTCAAGACTGACCTGCGCTTCCAGAGCTCGGCTGTCATGGCTCTGCAGGAGGCCAGCGAGGCTTATCTGGTGGGGCTCTTCGAGGACACCAACCTGTGCGCTATCCACGCCAAGAGGGTCACCATCATGCCCAAGGACATCCAGCTGGCCCGCAggatcagaggggagagagcttaG